The genome window CCGAGACGGTGATTCGCCAGGAGCTCGACCGCGCAGGCGCCCCGCACCGCGGCGTCGTGCAGGGGCCGCAGATGCTCGTTCCGACGCTGCTCGAGTGCGGCAGCGAGGGGCAGCGGCGCGAGTACATCCCGCGCACGCTGACCGGCGAGCTGGTCTGGTGTCAGGGCTACAGCGAGCCGGGAGCGGGGAGTGACCTGGCGTCGCTGCAGTCGCGCGCGCAGCTCGTGGGCGACGAGTGGGAGCTCACCGGCCAGAAGATCTGGACCAGTCAGGCCGACGAGGCCGACATGATGTTCGGCCTGTTCCGCACCGAGCCCGACGCGCCCAAGCACGCGGGTATCTCGTATCTCTTGGTCCCGATGAAGACGCCGGGCATCACGGTCAAGCCACTCACCATGATGCAGGGCGGCACGGACTTCTGCGAGGTGTTCTTCGACGGCGCGCGCATCCCCGCCGCGAACATCGTGGGGCGGCGCGGCGAGGGCTGGAAGGTCTCGCGCTCCACCCTGAAGCACGAGCGCATGCTGATCGGCGACTCGGCGATCGTGCGCATCACCTTCGACGCGCTGGTCGCGCTCGCGCGGCGCGTGCAGCGCACCGGCCGGCCCGCGATCCAAGAGCCGCTCGTGCGCCAGCGCCTGGCCGAGATCGCGGGCCAGCTCGCGACGCAGGAGTGGGCGGTGGCGCGCATGCTCACGGCCATCCATCAGAACCGCGAGGCCGATGTGTCGAGCGAGATGCTGATGGCGAAGCTC of Myxococcota bacterium contains these proteins:
- a CDS encoding acyl-CoA dehydrogenase family protein, yielding MDLRYGEEYERLRAEARGFCAESWPLRGAEARLSQREQAIAWRKRALAAGFLHRTVPRAYGGAGAALDVMAETVIRQELDRAGAPHRGVVQGPQMLVPTLLECGSEGQRREYIPRTLTGELVWCQGYSEPGAGSDLASLQSRAQLVGDEWELTGQKIWTSQADEADMMFGLFRTEPDAPKHAGISYLLVPMKTPGITVKPLTMMQGGTDFCEVFFDGARIPAANIVGRRGEGWKVSRSTLKHERMLIGDSAIVRITFDALVALARRVQRTGRPAIQEPLVRQRLAEIAGQLATQEWAVARMLTAIHQNREADVSSEMLMAKLFSTNLQQAIAKLALDLIPESGLGEPTLDDATMGVGEFTPGRWVSSYMYSLAFAIAGGASNVQRNIIGELVLGLPRDRRPPTS